From Oryza sativa Japonica Group chromosome 4, ASM3414082v1, one genomic window encodes:
- the LOC107277286 gene encoding LOW QUALITY PROTEIN: uncharacterized protein (The sequence of the model RefSeq protein was modified relative to this genomic sequence to represent the inferred CDS: substituted 1 base at 1 genomic stop codon) — translation MAETEEPGQDRRVLPPAPHGLIMEEFVMGDHARLLSFLRLATELAVTSPLFAKLSACLSSDAACLDGLARVRGRGRGRERLRVVAYRLGGMRYSWAPRFRLALLLLLRDKFPELVGAVEVVDPTVAPVERRAMEELGCVVTASPALCLVVEQPTLIFMPYADRVFFENLLTLNWTPDQLGKIVVLGHSFSAMVKMLELSISKQEKCGVTEQREKVRRVLAIQSYVQELELCAEISGLFDNPLLGDEYPDELNRSVYNHSSEKCICMHCIAHIERAAMIYALPSIFSVHFFQFDPEVDIEHLIPDNCATKVWSYVNVQMNCDAQLEGWHLNPSDAYIEDKHLQEAKSIVKEMHETISDVRSSALYTKFIDHVKKDESVSSHISSMLGAHECIQLVIYGLGSFEFDVKSQYQLAFALLLKADNIFPIGDIEIYDPALSPADVKACFDLGLXVLLVNEQCQRSVNKPTLFFVPGLKFVGNLIESNFTAKQLNKIILVSYGFKNSGKSISAALENRSCGFTGIKGSLALERDRFLWASINYIDEVIVLENFDEEFWGVSELRVEFLDVAADVDMNSNVPRLSLKEKFFLNFELELEYNSFFAFDRVLFPYAPERKNVASI, via the exons ATGGCGGAGACGGAAGAACCTGGCCAAGATCGACGAGTACTCCCTCCTGCTCCACATG GCCTGATCATGGAGGAGTTCGTGATGGGCGACCACGCGCGGCTCTTGTCCTTCCTGCGGCTCGCCACGGAGCTCGCCGTGACGTCGCCGCTCTTCGCGAAGCTCTCCGCGTGCCTCTCCTCCGACGCCGCGTGCCTCGACGGCCTGGCGCGcgtccgcggccgcggccgcggacgCGAGCGGCTCCGCGTCGTGGCGTACAGGCTCGGCGGCATGCGGTACAGCTGGGCGCCGCGGTTCCGCCTCGCCTTGCTGCTCCTCCTGCGGGACAAGTTCCCCGAGCTGGTCGGCGCCGTCGAGGTGGTGGATCCCACCGTGGCCCCGGTGGAGCGCCGGGCCATGGAGGAGCTGGGCTGCGTTGTCACCGCGTCGCCTGCGCTCTGCCTTGTGGTCGAACAGCCAACTCTGATCTTCATGCCCTACGCGGATCGCGTCTTCTTTGAGAATTTGCTCACCTTGAACTGGACCCCAGATCAGCTCGGCAAGATCGTCGTTCTCGGGCACAGTTTCAGTGCCATGGTGAAGATGCTTGAGCTCAGCATTTCGAAGCAAGAGAAGTGTGGTGTCACTGAGCAGAGGGAGAAGGTGAGGAGGGTACTGGCAATTCAGAGCTATGTTCAGGAATTAGAGCTTTGTGCTGAGATATCTGGTTTGTTCGATAACCCTCTCTTGGGAGATGAGTATCCTGATGAATTGAACCGGTCTGTCtacaatcattcatcagagaaGTGTATATGCATGCACTGCATTGCGCATATTGAGAGGGCTGCCATGATTTATGCTCTTCCCAGCATCTTTTCAGTTCATTTCTTTCAGTTTGATCCTGAAGTTGATATTGAACACTTGATACCAG ATAATTGTGCTACAAAGGTCTGGAGTTATGTCAATGTCCAAATGAATTGTGATGCTCAGTTAGAAGG GTGGCATTTAAATCCTAGTGATGCATACATTGAGGACAAGCACTTACAGGAAGCTAAAAGCATAGTTAAAGAAATGCATGAAACTATTTCTGATGTTAGGAGTTCTGCACTGTACACAAAGTTTATTGATCATGTGAAGAAAGATGAGAGCGTTTCTTCTCACATTTCAAGCATGTTGGGAGCTCATGAATGCATCCAATTGGTTATTTATGGCCTTGGGAGCTTTGAATTTGATGTGAAGTCTCAATATCAGCTTGCCTTCGCTCTTCTTCTAAAGGCAGATAATATATTCCCAATTGGTGACATTGAAATATATGATCCAGCACTCTCTCCTGCTGATGTCAAAGCATGCTTCGACTTGGGTCTATGAGTGCTTTTGGTGAATGAGCAATGCCAAAGAAGTGTTAACAAGCCTACACTTTTCTTTGTTCCAGGATTGAAATTCGTTGGAAATCTCATTGAGTCAAATTTCACTGCTAAGCAATTAAATAAGATCATTCTAGTTTCCTATGGGTTCAAGAATAGTGGGAAAAGTATTTCTGCTGCACTTGAAAACAGGAGCTGTGGATTTACTGGTATCAAGGGTTCCTTAGCTTTGGAAAGAGACAGGTTTCTTTGGGCAAGTATTAATTATATTGATGAAGTAATTGTTTTGGAAAACTTTGATGAGGAATTCTGGGGAGTCTCTGAACTGAGGGTTGAGTTTCTTGATGTTGCCGCTGATGTGGACATGAACTCAAATGTGCCAA GGTTGTCTCTTAAGGAAAAGTTTTTCCTTAACTTTGAATTGGAACTGGAATATAATTCCTTCTTTGCTTTTGA TCGTGTCTTATTTCCATATGCACCTGAAAGAAAGAATGTTGCGTCCATTTAA
- the LOC4336810 gene encoding putative ABC transporter C family member 15 — translation MVYKETANQSGIQFTCGTQEPFPDASKEENVKNRRKSSYGEATISQHFTFSWMNGLLAKGANKPLNEDDIPDVGEEESAQHISRIFSNIIVKGNFPLTVSSICKAAFLLIWKKAALNATFGVLSVVASFVGAYLIKDFVGYLSGDNGFERGYSLVLVFVGAKAIETLAYRQWFFGSLQVYLRLRTSLISQVYQKVLYLSSQSRQKHTSGEIINYVSVDIERIVNVAWYVNMVFMMPIQITLATYILWKNLGLGSLAGIATTAIIMLCNIPFTRIQKRLHAGIMKAKDDRMDMTSEVIRSMKILKLQAWDIQYLRKLEYLRKGEHLWLWEFLRLKALLAFMFWGAPAVISIMTFASCILMGIPLTAGRVLSTLATVNILKEPIFSLPELLTAFAQGKISADRIVSYLQEEEIRSDAIEEVAIDENEFSAEIDQGAFSWKTDAKIPTLQDIHVKIHKGMKVAVCGAVGSGKSSLLSCVLGEMPKVQGTVKVFGTKAYVPQSSWILSGTIRENILFGSPFETDRYERTIEACALVKDIGVFSDGDMTDIGERGTTMSGGQKQRIQIARAVYKDADVYLFDDPFSAVDPQTGRHLYKKCLMGVLRDKTVLYVTHQVEFLVDADLIMVMQNGRIAQAGKFQELQQNMAFGVIFGAHFCAVEQVCNAKGTSIYLSKHHAESEKVPSINESDAEKEISSKWQNTNMINCRQEVFRDNTEEGKLLQGEERENGYISKQVYWSYLTAARGGLFIPMIIAAQCFFQIFEVGSNYWMASACHPRTGSKSKMESTQFMVYVFISVGSALCILIRAVLVAVTGLLTSEKLFKSMMHCIFHAPMSFFDSTPTGRILNRASIDQSVLDLETASTLSESTFSVMQFLGTILIISYVSWPVLIIFIPSILICIRYQRYYSLTATELARLSGIQKAPILHHFGETFYGAAIIRAFRQEDRFYRSNLSLLDNHSRPWFHLMAAVEWLSFRMNLLCNFVFGFSLVLLVRLPQGFVNPSIGGLVVMYAWNLNTQLSEATRNISRAEANMISVERILQYTKLPSEAPTITEGSKPPMAWPEFGMISISNLEVRYAEHLPSVLKNITCVIPAEKTVGIVGRTGSGKSTLVQVLFRIVEPREGTIKIDSIDICKIGLHDLRSRICILPQDPVMFDGTIRGNLDPMNEYPDSRIWEVVDKCQLGNVVRSTEKKLDEIVIENGDNWSMGQRQLFCLGRILLRKSKILVLDEATASVDSATDRIIQEIIRQEFKDCTVLAIAHRMNTVIDSDLILVLGEGSILEYDTPTKLLQREDSTFSKLTKEYSQQSQHFKSSTAMHRMGSY, via the exons GGATCCAATTCACCTGCGGCACACAAGAACCATTTCCAGATGCTTCAAAAGAAGAAAATGTGAAAAACAGGAGGAAATCTTCTTATGGAGAGGCAACTATTTCACAACATTTCACTTTCTCTTGGATGAATGGTCTTCTTGCTAAAGGTGCCAATAAGCCTTTGAATGAGGATGACATACCAGATGTTGGTGAGGAGGAAAGTGCCCAACACATCTCCAGAATATTCAGTAATATCATTGTGAAAGGGAATTTTCCTCTGACAGTTTCATCGATTTGTAAAGCAGCCTTCCTTCTCATTTGGAAGAAGGCGGCACTCAATGCAACCTTTGGAGTCCTAAGTGTAGTCGCCTCCTTTGTGGGGGCATACTTAATCAAGGACTTCGTGGGCTATCTAAGTGGAGATAATGGATTTGAAAGAGGCTACTCTCTTGTTCTTGTATTTGTAGGTGCGAAGGCTATTGAAACTCTTGCTTACAGACAATGGTTCTTTGGAAGTCTACAGGTTTATTTGCGCCTAAGAACATCTCTGATATCTCAGGTATACCAAAAGGTCCTTTATTTATCAAGCCAGTCAAGGCAGAAACATACCTCAGGGGAGATAATTAACTATGTGAGTGTTGACATCGAGAGGATTGTTAATGTTGCATGGTATGTGAACATGGTCTTCATGATGCCTATACAGATTACACTAGCAACTTATATTCTTTGGAAAAATCTTGGTCTGGGTTCTTTAGCTGGAATAGCAACAACAGCCATAATAATGCTTTGCAATATTCCTTTTACAAGAATCCAGAAAAGATTGCACGCAGGAATTATGAAAGCAAAAGATGACAGAATGGACATGACATCTGAAGTTATAAGAAGCATGAAGATCTTAAAACTTCAAGCTTGGGATATCCAATACCTTAGGAAATTGGAATATTTGAGGAAAGGAGAACATTTGTGGTTGTGGGAATTTCTAAGACTAAAAGCACTACTAGCATTTATGTTCTGGGGAGCACCCGCTGTCATATCAATCATGACATTTGCTTCATGCATTCTGATGGGAATCCCTCTAACAGCTGGAAGAGTGTTGTCCACACTAGCAACTGTGAATATACTGAAGGAGCCTATCTTTAGTCTACCAGAATTGCTTACTGCCTTTGCACAGGGGAAGATCTCAGCTGACAGAATAGTGTCATAtctccaagaagaagaaataagATCTGATGCAATTGAGGAAGTAGCAATAGACGAAAATGAATTTTCTGCAGAGATTGATCAGGGAGCATTCAGTTGGAAAACTGATGCAAAAATCCCAACACTTCAAGATATACATGTAAAGATACACAAAGGGATGAAAGTGGCAGTATGTGGAGCTGTTGGGAGTGGAAAATCTAGCCTGTTGTCATGTGTACTTGGAGAGATGCCAAAAGTGCAAGGAACGGTTAAGGTCTTTGGAACCAAAGCATATGTTCCACAGTCGTCATGGATACTTTCTGGGACTATTAGAGAAAACATTCTCTTTGGGAGCCCATTTGAAACTGATAGGTATGAGCGGACAATTGAAGCATGTGCCTTGGTTAAAGACATCGGAGTTTTCTCGGATGGTGATATGACAGATATAGGAGAACGGGGAACGACTATGAGTGGGGGACAAAAGCAACGGATTCAAATAGCAAGAGCAGTTTACAAGGATGCTGATGTCTACCTGTTTGATGATCCTTTCAGTGCTGTAGACCCTCAAACTGGGAGGCATCTATACAAG AAATGCCTGATGGGGGTCCTAAGGGATAAAACTGTGTTATACGTCACGCACCAAGTTGAATTTCTAGTTGATGCAGACCTTATTATG GTGATGCAAAATGGAAGGATAGCACAAGCAGGGAAATTTCAAGAACTCCAACAGAACATGGCTTTTGGAGTTATCTTTGGGGCTCACTTTTGTGCCGTCGAACAAGTTTGTAACGCAAAAGGCACAAGCATATATTTGTCAAAGCATCATGCAGAATCAGAAAAGGTACCAAGCATCAATGAGTCCGATGCAGAAAAGGAAATCAGCAGCAAATGGCAAAACACAAATATGATAAATTGCAGACAAGAAGTATTTAGAGATAACACTGAAGAAGGGAAATTGCTGCAGGGTGAAGAAAGAGAGAATGGATACATTAGCAAGCAAGTGTATTGGTCATACCTCACAGCTGCTCGAGGTGGTCTTTTCATTCCTATGATAATTGCAGCACAATGCTTCTTTCAGATATTTGAAGTGGGAAGCAACTATTGGATGGCATCAGCTTGCCATCCACGAACTGGAAGCAAATCAAAAATGGAATCCACCCAGTTCATGGTATATGTATTTATATCAGTTGGCAGCGCCTTGTGTATCTTGATTCGAGCAGTTCTTGTAGCTGTAACCGGCCTCCTCACATCAGAAAAATTGTTCAAGAGCATGATGCATTGCATCTTTCATGCTCCTATGTCTTTCTTTGACTCGACACCTACAGGGCGAATCTTAAACAGG GCTTCGATTGATCAAAGTGTGCTAGATTTGGAGACAGCGTCAACATTAAGTGAGAGCACATTTTCAGTGATGCAGTTTCTAGGAACAATACTAATCATATCATATGTTTCCTGGCCAGTTCTCATTATTTTTATTCCATCAATATTGATTTGCATCAGGTATCAG AGATATTACAGTCTAACAGCAACAGAATTAGCTCGCCTATCAGGAATTCAAAAGGCTCCAATTCTTCATCATTTTGGGGAAACTTTCTATGGAGCTGCAATAATTCGAGCATTTCGCCAAGAAGACCGGTTCTACAGATCAAATCTGAGTCTACTTGACAATCATTCAAGACCATGGTTTCACTTGATGGCTGCAGTAGAATGGCTCTCTTTCAGAATGAATTTGTTATGCAACTTTGTCTTTGGGTTCTCGTTGGTTTTGCTTGTGCGTCTTCCACAAGGTTTTGTTAATCCAA GCATTGGTGGGCTGGTAGTGATGTATGCATGGAATTTGAATACACAATTATCAGAAGCCACCCGGAATATAAGTCGTGCAGAAGCAAACATGATATCAGTTGAAAGAATATTACAGTACACAAAGCTTCCAAGTGAAGCCCCAACCATAACCGAGGGTAGCAAGCCACCAATGGCATGGCCAGAGTTTGgcatgataagcataagcaactTAGAG GTCAGATATGCAGAACATCTCCCTTCAGTATTAAAAAACATAACTTGTGTGATTCCAGCTGAGAAAACAGTAGGTATTGTTGGACGCACAGGTAGTGGGAAGTCAACCTTAGTACAAGTACTTTTTCGGATTGTTGAGCCAAGAGAAGGGACCATCAAGATTGACAGCATCGACATCTGCAAAATTGGACTTCATGATCTGAGATCGAGAATATGTATTCTCCCACAGGATCCGGTGATGTTCGATGGTACAATCAGAGGAAATCTTGATCCCATGAACGAGTACCCAGATAGTAGGATATGGGAG GTAGTAGACAAGTGTCAGCTTGGCAATGTGGTGCGCTCGACTGAGAAAAAGCTGGATGAAATAG TAATTGAAAATGGGGACAACTGGAGCATGGGACAGCGACAACTATTTTGTTTAGGCAGAATTCTCCTGAGGAAGAGCAAGATACTAGTCCTTGATGAGGCAACTGCTTCAGTTGACTCTGCTACAGACCGGATTATTCAAGAGATAATTCGTCAAGAATTCAAAGATTGCACAGTGCTTGCAATTGCCCATAGGATGAACACTGTTATTGATAGTGACCTTATTCTTGTTCTTGGTGAAG GTAGTATTTTAGAATACGACACCCCCACCAAACTGCTCCAGAGAGAGGACTCTACATTCTCTAAGCTAACCAAAGAGTACTCACAACAATCGCAGCACTTCAAGTCTTCAACGGCAATGCACAGGATGGGTAGCTACTAA